A genomic region of Terriglobales bacterium contains the following coding sequences:
- the xseA gene encoding exodeoxyribonuclease VII large subunit, with product MAEAGQLGFTFQSPAATRRVWTPRTIMSSVRTQVEREYGDIWVEGEISNFRPAESGHLYFTLKDDDAQLRVVMFRTQARLLRFRPENGLQVLARGRVTIYEARGELQLSAEYLEPKGAGALQVAFEQLKAKLQAEGLFDQERKKQIPALPKRIGIVTSPRGAAIQDILNILRRRHAGVNVIIYPAQVQGEAAAVEVGAGIKYFNRAKDIDVIILARGGGSMEDLAAFNDEALARAIADSRLPVISAIGHETDFTIADFVADLRAPTPSAAAELVIQSRNELEDSIASLRQRLSRAVRYQFMLARQALNDLAQHGAMATIRDAITRRQQRLDDLIYRLGRAYESNSLRKRRRLEVAATRLRHFDLRRVLSGMRREIDARGGTLRAAMQNLLLRRAARLGEASAHLESLSPVKILERGYALVFDVSGKLVKDPAQVKSGDEITARVAKGTFGAVVKK from the coding sequence ATGGCAGAGGCAGGACAGCTTGGTTTCACCTTCCAGTCGCCGGCGGCGACAAGGCGCGTCTGGACTCCACGCACGATAATGTCGAGCGTGCGCACTCAGGTGGAGCGCGAGTACGGAGACATCTGGGTAGAAGGCGAGATTTCTAACTTCCGTCCGGCGGAGTCGGGCCATCTTTATTTCACATTAAAAGATGATGACGCCCAGTTGCGCGTGGTCATGTTCCGAACGCAGGCGAGGTTGCTGCGCTTTCGTCCGGAAAACGGCCTGCAGGTCCTCGCCCGCGGACGTGTCACCATCTACGAAGCCCGCGGCGAGCTGCAACTCTCTGCTGAATATCTGGAACCCAAAGGTGCCGGAGCGCTGCAAGTCGCCTTTGAACAACTCAAAGCCAAGCTGCAGGCTGAGGGTCTGTTCGATCAAGAACGCAAAAAGCAAATCCCTGCGTTGCCCAAGCGGATCGGCATTGTGACCTCGCCGCGCGGAGCGGCGATCCAGGACATCCTGAATATTCTGCGACGGCGTCATGCGGGCGTGAACGTGATCATCTATCCCGCACAGGTGCAAGGGGAGGCCGCAGCAGTAGAAGTCGGTGCTGGAATCAAATATTTCAACCGCGCCAAAGATATAGATGTAATCATCCTCGCGCGCGGCGGCGGCTCGATGGAAGACCTGGCTGCATTTAACGACGAAGCCCTGGCGCGCGCGATTGCCGATTCGCGGTTGCCGGTCATCTCCGCCATCGGCCATGAAACCGATTTCACGATTGCCGACTTTGTTGCCGATCTGCGCGCGCCTACTCCGTCGGCCGCGGCCGAACTGGTTATCCAATCGCGCAACGAACTGGAAGACTCTATCGCCAGCCTGCGGCAGAGGCTAAGCCGGGCAGTACGCTATCAGTTCATGCTGGCTCGACAGGCTCTGAATGATTTGGCGCAGCACGGGGCGATGGCAACCATCCGGGACGCCATCACTCGACGGCAGCAGCGGCTCGATGATCTTATCTACCGCCTGGGCCGGGCGTATGAATCCAATTCGTTGCGGAAACGCCGCCGCCTGGAAGTTGCAGCTACACGCCTACGGCACTTTGATTTGCGCCGCGTGCTCAGCGGCATGCGCCGTGAAATTGATGCGCGTGGCGGAACGCTGCGCGCCGCCATGCAAAACCTGCTTTTGCGCCGCGCTGCACGGCTGGGGGAAGCGTCGGCCCATCTGGAGTCTCTCTCCCCCGTGAAAATTCTTGAACGTGGCTATGCATTGGTGTTTGATGTTTCGGGCAAACTGGTCAAAGACCCGGCGCAAGTAAAATCAGGGGACGAAATCACGGCGCGCGTTGCCAAAGGAACCTTTGGGGCGGTGGTGAAGAAATGA
- the polA gene encoding DNA polymerase I, protein MTPSAPSIATKPKPRVFLIDAMSFIFRAYHAMSRQRPMSTKTGVPTAAVYVFVNMLRKLRADFTPEYLAAVFDVAAPTFRDEKGDAVASISKFDIKTQTFKEEAYGGYKANRAAMPPDLAQQVPYIRRALEAYRIPILEQSGFEADDVIGTLARKAAAESHPVFVVSSDKDMLQLVNEKVSVLNPPKDNLICDAAKVEEILGVRPDQVVDVMALRGDAIDNIPGAPGIGDKGSVDIIRRFGTLENALDHAAEVEKKTYRESLLNHREQILYSKDQVTIDGNVPIELNLEAMAAREPDAEACRKLFTELEFTTLLAEVAAPTADWGVTHYEKTDSADQVEKLLKKSKKGTLLGVALQEPEAEDTEEEKEDEPSEPEENGQLLFGPPSTASDAITPPSMIAISVQPGEALAIKLDSNPAMKVLSAVLKDSAIPKAIHDSKAAMRLLMSSGSELAGVSDDPQLYSYLLNPTSSSHGLAEISLRRFSHKLSADIAEAADVTARLASDLRREVEHAGLMKVYQEMDLPLVPVLARMEEAGVKIDSGVLGQMSSRLERECDAKAKQIHELAGVEFNINSPKKLADILFNRLNLPKPVKYGKGKTVSTAVDVLEELALTHEMPKLVLEYRQLSKLKSTYVDALPVLLHPATGRLHTTFNQTGTATGRLSSTNPNLQNIPIRTELGREIRAAFIAEEGNLLLAADYSQIELRLLAHFSEDDLLVEAFRRGDDIHALTASQVFGVPPMLIDAEHRRRAKAVNFGIVYGLSPFGLAQQLGIEQRDAKRFIDAYFEKYKGVRKFIDATLEQARRDQSVKTLFGRVRPIPDILSKNPNMRGFAERTAVNTPLQGTAADLIKIAMIRIDGELWKRKLKSRMTLQVHDELVFEVPETEVEIMRSMVKELMEGVHHLHVPLLVEVGVGRNWRDMK, encoded by the coding sequence GTGACTCCCTCAGCCCCATCGATCGCAACTAAGCCCAAGCCCCGCGTCTTTCTGATTGACGCCATGTCGTTCATCTTCCGCGCCTATCATGCCATGTCGCGGCAGCGGCCCATGTCCACCAAGACCGGCGTTCCCACGGCGGCGGTCTATGTCTTCGTTAATATGCTGCGTAAATTACGCGCTGATTTTACGCCGGAGTATCTTGCCGCTGTCTTCGATGTAGCCGCCCCGACGTTTCGCGATGAAAAGGGGGATGCGGTGGCCTCCATCAGCAAATTCGACATCAAAACCCAGACCTTTAAAGAAGAAGCCTATGGAGGTTACAAGGCCAACCGTGCCGCGATGCCACCTGACTTGGCGCAGCAGGTGCCGTATATTCGCCGTGCACTCGAAGCCTATCGTATTCCCATTCTGGAGCAGTCGGGTTTCGAGGCGGATGATGTCATCGGAACCTTGGCGCGAAAGGCCGCTGCGGAGAGCCATCCGGTTTTTGTCGTTTCCAGTGACAAAGACATGTTGCAGCTCGTCAATGAAAAGGTCAGCGTACTCAATCCGCCCAAAGACAATCTGATCTGCGATGCGGCCAAGGTGGAGGAAATTCTAGGTGTGCGTCCTGACCAGGTAGTTGATGTTATGGCCCTGCGCGGCGACGCGATTGATAACATCCCGGGAGCGCCCGGAATCGGCGACAAAGGTTCGGTAGATATTATCCGCCGCTTTGGAACCCTGGAAAACGCTCTCGACCACGCTGCCGAAGTTGAGAAAAAGACTTATCGTGAGTCGCTGCTGAATCATCGCGAACAGATTCTCTATAGCAAAGATCAGGTGACCATTGACGGCAACGTGCCCATCGAGCTGAATCTTGAAGCCATGGCCGCGCGCGAGCCCGATGCCGAAGCCTGCCGCAAACTGTTTACCGAATTAGAATTTACAACCTTGCTGGCAGAAGTGGCAGCGCCCACGGCAGATTGGGGCGTTACACATTACGAGAAAACCGATTCTGCCGATCAAGTGGAAAAACTCCTGAAGAAATCGAAAAAAGGGACTCTGCTCGGGGTTGCACTGCAAGAACCCGAAGCGGAAGATACCGAAGAAGAAAAAGAAGACGAGCCGAGTGAGCCGGAAGAAAACGGACAACTTTTATTTGGTCCTCCGTCAACGGCCTCAGATGCGATTACGCCTCCCTCGATGATTGCGATCTCCGTGCAACCCGGCGAGGCGCTGGCCATCAAGCTCGACTCTAATCCAGCAATGAAGGTGCTTTCTGCTGTACTGAAAGATTCCGCTATTCCCAAGGCGATCCATGATTCCAAGGCTGCCATGCGCTTGCTGATGTCTTCGGGAAGCGAGTTGGCGGGTGTGAGTGATGATCCCCAGCTTTACTCTTATCTGCTGAATCCTACGTCTTCTTCTCACGGCCTGGCTGAGATAAGTCTGCGTCGATTCAGCCACAAACTCTCAGCAGACATTGCTGAAGCCGCCGATGTGACCGCGCGCCTGGCCTCTGATCTGCGCCGTGAGGTTGAACACGCTGGGTTGATGAAGGTTTACCAGGAGATGGACCTGCCGCTTGTGCCGGTGCTGGCGCGCATGGAAGAAGCTGGCGTCAAGATTGATAGTGGTGTGCTGGGGCAAATGTCATCGCGTCTGGAGCGGGAGTGCGATGCCAAGGCAAAACAAATCCATGAGTTGGCGGGCGTCGAGTTCAACATCAATTCGCCGAAGAAACTCGCAGACATTTTATTCAACAGACTCAACTTGCCCAAACCGGTCAAGTACGGCAAAGGGAAAACCGTCTCCACGGCGGTAGACGTGCTGGAAGAACTCGCTCTCACACATGAGATGCCGAAGTTGGTGCTGGAATATCGGCAGCTCTCAAAGCTGAAGTCCACGTACGTGGATGCGCTTCCGGTGCTGCTGCATCCCGCCACGGGCCGTTTACACACAACTTTCAATCAAACCGGCACAGCAACCGGCAGACTTTCTTCCACCAATCCGAACCTACAGAATATTCCCATTCGCACCGAGTTGGGGCGCGAGATCCGCGCCGCGTTTATCGCTGAAGAAGGCAACCTGCTTTTAGCGGCGGATTACTCGCAGATCGAATTGCGCCTGCTGGCGCATTTTTCTGAAGACGATTTGCTGGTTGAGGCATTTCGCCGGGGCGATGACATCCACGCGCTTACAGCGTCACAAGTGTTCGGCGTGCCTCCTATGCTGATTGATGCCGAGCACCGGCGCCGCGCCAAGGCAGTGAACTTCGGCATTGTCTACGGACTTTCGCCCTTCGGCCTGGCGCAGCAGCTTGGCATTGAGCAGCGCGACGCAAAAAGATTTATTGATGCTTATTTTGAAAAATATAAAGGCGTGCGTAAGTTCATTGATGCCACGTTAGAGCAGGCCCGCCGCGACCAGTCTGTAAAAACGCTGTTTGGCCGGGTGCGGCCTATTCCCGATATCCTCAGCAAGAATCCCAATATGCGCGGCTTCGCCGAGCGCACCGCTGTGAATACGCCCTTGCAGGGGACCGCCGCTGACCTGATCAAGATTGCCATGATCCGCATTGACGGCGAGCTCTGGAAGCGCAAATTGAAATCTAGAATGACATTGCAGGTCCATGACGAGCTTGTCTTCGAAGTTCCTGAAACGGAAGTGGAAATTATGCGGAGCATGGTGAAAGAGCTGATGGAAGGCGTCCATCATTTGCACGTGCCACTGCTGGTCGAAGTGGGCGTAGGCAGGAATTGGCGGGACATGAAATAA
- a CDS encoding DUF2905 domain-containing protein — protein MSELGKLLLLAGAFLAIIGLILILAGRFHLPLGRLPGDITYHGKNVVVYFPLGTSILLSILLSLLLLIIGRWKK, from the coding sequence GTGTCGGAGCTGGGAAAACTGCTGTTGCTCGCGGGGGCCTTTCTCGCAATCATCGGCCTGATCTTGATCCTGGCCGGACGTTTCCATCTCCCCCTGGGCCGGCTGCCCGGTGACATCACCTACCACGGGAAAAATGTAGTCGTCTATTTTCCTCTGGGGACCTCGATCTTGCTCAGCATCCTGCTTTCGTTGCTGCTGTTGATCATTGGCCGCTGGAAAAAATGA
- the glmM gene encoding phosphoglucosamine mutase: MSTDKRKLFGTDGIRGVAEHFPLDRETTTIIGEALGHFLLQKNKQAQVVIGEDTRESSYWIAECVAAGLGHLGVVVKNAGVITTPGVAFLARTQDFDAGIVISASHNPWTDNGIKIFGHDGYKLTDNAELEIEREIFALVEKPSSATQATPHLESVAALHKSYVDWLKQQVNLRRMNQKMHEKMKRMKVVFDCANGAASEIAAEVFQAVGCDAIFIHHSPDGRNINENCGALHPELVAREVALQRAELGVTFDGDADRALFADDHGNVVNGDAVLLLVARHMQSQGKLVGNVVVATTMSNMGLEIALQRSGIQMLRAPVGDKYVLEEMLKSGATLGGEQSGHIIFRDGDATTGDGLLTALRVLEIISESGKSLAELVADLKVFPQIIKNVRVREKKPFSEIPNVAQTIARAESDLKGNGRVVVRYSGTESLARVMVEAESEEKTKEWTEAIATALQTTLGV, translated from the coding sequence ATGAGCACTGATAAGCGAAAACTTTTTGGCACTGACGGCATCCGCGGAGTTGCGGAGCACTTCCCTCTCGATCGTGAAACCACGACCATTATCGGCGAGGCCCTGGGCCATTTTCTTCTGCAAAAGAATAAACAGGCGCAGGTGGTTATCGGCGAAGACACGCGCGAATCGAGCTATTGGATCGCCGAATGCGTTGCCGCAGGACTTGGCCACCTTGGAGTCGTTGTGAAAAATGCCGGCGTGATTACGACTCCGGGAGTGGCTTTTTTGGCCCGCACGCAGGATTTCGACGCGGGTATTGTGATTTCAGCTTCGCATAATCCCTGGACCGATAACGGCATCAAAATCTTCGGACACGATGGCTACAAACTTACAGATAACGCCGAGCTTGAGATCGAGCGCGAAATCTTTGCGCTGGTTGAAAAACCAAGTTCCGCTACACAGGCTACCCCTCACCTGGAAAGCGTTGCAGCATTGCATAAGTCCTACGTGGATTGGTTGAAGCAACAAGTCAACCTTCGCCGAATGAACCAGAAAATGCATGAGAAGATGAAGCGCATGAAGGTGGTCTTCGACTGTGCCAACGGCGCTGCCAGCGAAATTGCGGCCGAGGTTTTTCAGGCGGTCGGGTGCGATGCAATATTCATTCATCACTCGCCCGATGGCCGCAACATCAACGAAAACTGTGGCGCTTTGCATCCTGAACTGGTGGCGCGCGAGGTCGCCCTGCAACGCGCTGAGCTGGGAGTTACCTTTGATGGTGACGCCGACCGCGCCCTGTTTGCCGATGATCATGGCAACGTAGTCAACGGCGATGCCGTGCTTCTGCTGGTAGCGCGTCATATGCAATCCCAAGGCAAGCTCGTTGGCAATGTGGTTGTCGCTACTACCATGTCGAATATGGGACTGGAGATCGCTCTGCAACGCTCAGGTATCCAGATGTTGCGCGCACCGGTGGGCGACAAATATGTACTGGAAGAGATGCTCAAGAGCGGCGCTACGCTCGGCGGAGAACAATCAGGCCATATCATCTTCCGCGATGGTGACGCCACCACCGGCGATGGATTGTTGACCGCCTTGCGCGTGCTTGAGATCATCAGCGAGAGCGGCAAATCGCTGGCTGAATTGGTCGCCGACCTCAAAGTTTTTCCCCAGATCATCAAGAACGTACGTGTGCGCGAGAAAAAGCCTTTTTCCGAAATTCCGAACGTTGCCCAAACCATCGCACGGGCGGAAAGCGATCTGAAAGGCAACGGCCGCGTGGTGGTGCGCTACTCCGGCACCGAGTCCCTGGCGCGTGTGATGGTGGAAGCCGAATCGGAAGAGAAGACGAAAGAGTGGACCGAAGCAATTGCAACCGCGCTGCAGACCACCCTGGGGGTGTGA